Below is a genomic region from Pseudomonadota bacterium.
GCGTCCGCTTCGTGGCGACGCTGGCCGCCGCCTGGGTCCGCCTCAAGCGGACGGCGCCGGCCGAGCGCCGCATCGCCGTGGTGCTCGCCAACTACCCCAACCGCGATGCCCGCATCGGCAACGGCGTCGGACTCGATACGCCGCAATCGACCACGGTGGTGCTGGCCGCCCTCGAGGACGCCGGCTACCGCGTCCAGCGCCGGCCCGCCGACGGCAGGGCGCTGATCGAGCGGTTGCTGGCCGGGCCGACCAATGCGGCCGGCTCGGCTCAAAGGCCGGCGGCGATCATGCTGCCGCTCAAACGTTACCTCGCGTTTCTGCAGGGTCTGACGCCCGAGCTCAAGCGCGCGGTCTTGGATCGCTGGGGGGCGCCCGAAGCCGATCCGTTCTTCCGCAAGACCGGCTTCGCCCTGCCGATTTTGGATCTCGGCAACGTCGTCGTCGGCGTGCAGCCGGCGCGCGGCTACAACATCGATCCTGCCGGCAGCTACCACGATCCGGCCCTGGTGCCGCCCCATGGCTATCTCGCCTTCTATGCCTGGCTGCGTCACAGCTTCGATGCGCATGCGCTGGTGCATCTGGGCAAGCACGGAAACCTCGAATGGCTGCCGGGCAAATCGGTGGCGCTTTCCGGCTCCTGCTGGCCGGAAGCGGCGCTTGGCGCGCTGCCGCATCTCTATCCCTTCATCGTCAATGATCCGGGCGAGGGGACGCAAGCCAAGCGCCGCGCCCAGGCGGTCATCATCGATCATCTGACGCCGCCCTTGACCCGGGCCGGCAGCTACGGCGCCTTGGCCGAGCTCGAGGGCCTCATCGACGAGTACTACGAAGCCGCTTCCCTCGATCCCCGGCGTCTGCAGCCGCTGTCGCGCCAGATCCGCGATCTCAGCCAGCAAAGCGGCCTCGCCGGCGATTGCGGCATCGCCGCCACCATGCCCGAGGCCGAGGCTTTGCAGCTTCTCGATCGCCATCTCTGCGAGCTGAAGGAGCTGCAGATCCGCGACGGCCTGCATGTCTTCGGCCGCGCGCCCGAGGGCGGGCTCCTGAGCAATCTCCTGGTGGCGCTGGCGCGAGCACCGCGAGGGTCGGGAGCGGGCGATGCCTCGCTGATCCGCGCGCTCGCCGAGGATCTCGCCCTCGGCTTCGATCCACTGGCCGCCGATCTCAGCCTCGCCTGGACGGGGCCGCATCCGGCCTGCCTCGACGACGGCGGCCCCTGGCGGATCGCGGGCGATACGGTCGAGCGTCTGGAGCATCTGGCCCATGAGCTTGTCGTCGGACGGTCTACACCCGCCGCCGACTGGCAACGGACCCGCGCCGTGCTGGCGACGGTCGAGACCGTGCTTCGCCCGGCGGTCATGCGCTCGGGCGCCGCCGAGCTCGAAGGGCTGCTGCGCGGTCTCGACGGCGGCTTCGTGCCGCCGGGACCCTCGGGTGCCCCCACCCGCGGCCGCCCGGAGGTGCTGCCCACCGGCCGCAACTTCTATTCCGTCGACACCCGCGCGGTGCCGACTCCGGCGGCGTGGCTCTTGGGCTGGAAGTCGGCGAGTCTTCTGCTCGAGCGCCACGCCCAGGAGCATGGCTCCTATCCCAAGCGCGTCGCCCTTTCGGCCTGGGGCACCGCCAATATGCGCACCGGCGGCGATGACATCGCGCAGGCCCTCGCGCTCATCGGCGCGCGTCCGACCTGGGATCAGGCCTCGCGGCGGGTGACCGGATTCGAGATCCTGCCGGTTGGCGTTCTCGGCCGGCCGCGCGTCGATGTGACCTTGCGCGTCTCCGGTCTGTTTCGCGACGCCTTCCCCGGCCTCATCGATCTCGTCGACTCCGCCGTCCGCGCCGTCGCGGCACTTACCGAACCGGAATCCGACAATCCGCTGGCCCGGCAAGTCGCCGAGGACGAAGTGCGGCTGGCGGAAGGCGGCCTCACGCGGGAGGAGGCGCGCCGGCGGGCGAGCTGGCGGGTGTTCGGCTCGATGCCGGGAGCCTACGGCGCCGGGCTGCAGGCGCTGATCGACGAGGGCGGCTGGCAGACGCAAGGCGATCTGGCCGAGAGCTACCTCGCCTGGGGCGGCTGGGCCTATGGCGCCGGTGCGGGCGGGATCGCCGCCCGCGACCGCTTCGAGGCGCGGCTCGCCCAGGTGGACGCGGTCCTGCACAACCAGGACAACCGTGAGCATGATCTCCTGGACAGCGACGACTATTACCAGTTCGAAGGCGGGCTCGCCGCCGCCGTCACCCATCTCGCCGGCCGGCGGCCGGCGATCTACCACAACGATCACGCCCGGCCGGAGACGCCGCAGATTCGCACCCTCGAGGAAGAGATCGCCCGCATCGTCCGCGGCCGTGCGGTCAATCCGAAGTGGATCGAGGGCGTGATGCGCCACGGCTACAAGGGCGCAGCCGAGATCGCGGCCACGGTCGACTACCTCTTCGCCTTCGCCGCCACCACCGGCGCGGTGCGGCCGCACCACTTCGATCTCGTCTACGAGGCCTACCTCGCCGACGATAAGGTTCGCTCTTTCCTTGCTCTGGCCAATCCCGATGCGCTCGCCGACATCGCCTCGCGGCTGGCCGAGGCGGAGGCGCGCGGCCTCTGGCGTCCCCGCGGCAACCGCGTGCATGTCGAGCTAGGCGAGCTTACGCGGGGGCCGCGGGATCGGGCCGGGGAAGTGGCGGCATGAACGCCGAGGAAGAGGCCGAGCTCAATCGCCGCCACGCCTTCAAGATGGCCAAGCGCAAGGCGTTTCGGGAGAAACTGCTGGCGACCAAGACCGAGGAGCGCGGCCTCGTCATCGTCCATACCGGCAAGGGCAAGGGCAAATCGACTGCGGCCTTCGGCCTGGTTATGCGCGCCTTGGGCCACGGCATGCGGGTGGGGGTGGTGCAGTTCGTCAAGGGTGCGTGGAGCACCGGGGAGCGCCTGGTGCTCGAGCGCTTCCCGGATCTGGTGAGTCTCCGCACGATGGGCGAAGGCTTCACCTGGGAAACCCAGGACCGGGCCCGCGACATCGCCGCGGCGGAGAGCGCCTGGGCGGCGGCGAAGACGATGATCGCCGATCCGAGCTATCGTCTGATCGTGCTGGACGAGCTCAACATCGTGCTCCGCTACGACTATCTGCCGCTGGCCGACGTGCTGGCGACGCTGCGGACCAAGCCGCCGGGCTTGCACGTGGTGATCACCGGGCGCAACGCCAAACCCGCGCTGGTTGAACTCGCCGATCTGGTTACTGAAATGACCCTCATCAAGCATCCGTTCCAAGCCGGCGTGAAGGCACAGCCGGGGATCGAATTCTAGAGAAGGAGAAGACCGATGATACGTCTTGTGACCCTCCTCGTTGCGTTGGTTCTCGGCGCCTCGCCCGCGCGAGCGATCAACGACGCGGAGCTGCTGGTCGACAAGGCCAAGGGCGCCGTCGAAGCCGTCTTGAGCGAACCGAACTACAGCTCGGTGCGCGAGCGCGTGCAGAACGCCTGGGGCGTGCTGATCATACCGCAGCTGGTCAAGGCCGGCTTCTTCCTCGGCGGCGAAGGCGGCATGGGCGTGCTCTTGGCGCAAAATCCCCGCGGCACCTGGTCGAGCCCGGCCTTCTACACGGTTGCCGCCGGCTCGATCGGCTTGCAGTTCGGCGTGCAGTCGCAGGAGATGCTGTTCGTGGTGGTGACTGAGAAGGGGATGAATTCTCTGCTCTCGACTCAGGTCAAGCTCGGTGGCGACGTCAGCATCGCTGTCGGCCCGATGGGTGCCGGCCTTGCGGCTTCGACCGTCGGCAGCCCCGGCGCCGACATCCTGGCTTACGCGAAGTCGGTCGGTCTCTTTGGCGGGGCTTCGCTCGAAGGCGCGGTGATCAAACCCTCGGAAAGCTACAACGAGATGTATTACGGGCAGAAGGTGAGCCCGCGGGAGATCCTGATCGATCGCCGGGTGCACAATCCCCAAGCCGACAGTCTCAAGACCGCGCTTGGACCGAAATAACCGCATCGGGCGCCGGCGCGGCCGCGTGCCGGCGCTGATGATCCAGGGCACCGGCTCGGACATCGGCAAGTCGCTGCTGGTGGCGGGCTTGGCGCGCGCCTATACGCGAATGGGCTTGAGCGTGCGCCCGTTCAAGCCGCAGAACATGTCGAACAATGCCGCGGTGACGGCCGAAGGCGGCGAGATCGGCCGCGCCCAGGCGCTCCAGGCCAGGGCCTGCGGCGTCAAGCCGGTGGCCGACATGAATCCCGTTTTGCTGAAGCCGGAAAGCGAGCGGGGCGCGCAAGTGGTCGTGCAGGGCCGGGTCGCCGGCCGCGCCAGCGCCTTGGATTATCACCAGCTGAAGCCGAGCCTGATGCCGCGCGTGCTCGAGAGCTTCGGCCGACTCGCCGCCGAGGCGGATCTGGTCCTGGTCGAAGGCGCGGGCAGCCCGGCGGAAGTCAATCTGAGAGAAGCCGACATCGCCAATATGGGCTTCGCCGAAGCCGCCGATCTGCCGGTCCTCCTGGTGGCCGACATCGATCGCGGCGGCGCGATCGCCAGCCTCGTCGGCACCCATGCGCTCTTGTCGGCCTCGGAGCGCTACCGCCTCAAGGGCTACCTCATCAACAAGTTTCGCGGCGATCCCGCCCTCTTCGAGCCGGCGCTCGCCATCATCGCCGAGCGCATCGGACTTTCCTGCCTCGGCATCGTGCCTTGGTTCGCCGAGGCCGGGCTGCTTCCGGCCGAGGATGCGATGGCGCTCGAGCGCCCTCTTGCTCCCGCCGTCGCGCGGCCGATCAAGGTCGCGGTGCCGCGGCTGGCGCGCATCGCCAATTTCGACGATCTCGATCCGCTCCGCGGCGAGACGGACGTTTCGGTCGAGATCGTGCCGCCGGGCAAGCCCTTGCCGGAGGATGCCACGCTGGTGCTGCTGCCCGGCAGCAAGGCGACCCTCGCCGATCTTCGCCAGCTTCGCGCCGAAGGCTGGGACATCGACATCCTGGCGCATCATCGCCGCGGCGGCCGCATCCTTGGCCTCTGCGCGGGCTACCAGATGCTGGGACGGAGCGTCTCCGATCCCGACGGCATCGAGGGGAGTGCGGGCACCGTGGCCGGGCTCGGTCTCTTGGATGTCGAGACGGTGCTCACGTCCGAGAAGACCTTGGTCGAAACCAGGGGCCGCCATCTCGCGACCGGGACTTGGGTCGCCGGCTATGAGATGCATCTCGGCCGGACCGAGGGGCCGGGTCGGCAGCGCCCTGCCCTCATGCTGGGCGATCGGCCGGAGGGTGCCTGCTCGGACGATGGCCTCATCGAAGGCTGCTATCTCCACGGCATCTTCGCCGCCGACGCGTTCCGCCAGGCTTTCCTCGCGCGCCTCCGCAACGGGCGCCTTCAGGGCGAAGCCTATGAGGCGCGCATCGAGTCCATCCTCGACCACCTGGCCGATCATCTCGCGGCCTCGATCGATCTCGCCCGCGTGCTGGAGATCGCCCGTGCGCGCTAAAGCGCTAGTCCAGGTACAAGGCGGCCGTCAGCAGGGCCGCGACCAGGCCCGCATCGATCAGGCAGGCGATGACATAGAGGTTGAGCGCCCGGCGAATGTCCTGATGGGTGGCGCGCGCCCGACCGCCGCCGATCCAAGGATCGTTCACCACCAGCTCCGGATAGCGTCTGGGCCCGGCAAGCGCCAACCCGAGCGCGCCCGCCATCGCCGCTTCCGGCCATCCGGCATTGACCGAGCGGTGGCTGCCGGCGTCGCGCCCCATGGTGGCGAGCGCCGCCAGCGGTCTGGCGCCGGGAGCGAAGAGGGCGGCCGAGGCGATGATCAGGCCGGACAGCCTCGCCGGCACGAGGTTGAGCGCGTCATCCAGGCGCGCGGCCGCCTTGCCGAAATGCTCGTAGCGGGGCGAGCGGTGGCCGATCATGCTGTCCAGCGTGTTTGCGGTCTTGTAGAGGAAGAGGCCGGGAAGCCCGAAGACCGCCGTCCACAAGACCGGCGCCACCACGCCGTCGGAGAAATTCTCGGCCAAGGATTCGATCGCCGCCCGCGCCACCCCGTGCTCGTCCAGCTGGTTCGGATCGCGGCCGACGATGCGCGATACCTGGATCCGCGCCGCCGCCAACCCATCCTCGGCAAGCGCCCGGCGTACCGCTTCGACATGGTCGTAGAGGCTGCGCTGGGCCACCAGCGTCACCATCAGGAAGAGGGCGACGATGAGGCCGAGCTTGCTGCGGGTAGAGAGCCATTGCAGCCCCAGGCCGAGGGCGACGGCCGCACCGGTCAGGATCGCCGCCGTCGCCACGCCGCGCCAGAAGCGGTCGCGCTCGCCCCGTGTGATGCGGTTGAGGCGCCGGTCGAACCAGCCGATGGTATTGCCGATCAGCACCACCGGATGCGGGACATAGCGGAAGAGGAAGGGCAGCTCGCCCACATAGGCATCGATCGCCAGCGCGAGCAGGAGGAGGCCCAGAATTTCGACCCCGTGCCCGCCGATGCCGATCATGGATGGACCATGCCCGGCCCGATCTTGGACGTCAACGAAATGACCCATCCGACAATCAAAGCGAAAGAAAGACCGTGACCATGGATGAGACCGCCGTTTTCGTTTGCGGCCATGGCAGCCGCGATCCCGATGCGATCCGAGAGTTCGAGCTGGTCGCCAAGGGCATTCGTCAGCGCCTGCCGCATTACGACGTCGAAACCGGATATCTCGAATTCGCGCGGCCGATCATCCATGAAGGCTTGAAGAAGCTGGTGGACCGCGGCGCCAAGCACATCCTGGCCCTGCCCGGCATGCTGTTCGCGGCTGCCCATGTCAAGAACGACCTCCCCTGGGAATTGAACAGCTTCGTCGCCGCCAATCCCGGCATCCGCATCGCCTTCGGGCGCGAGCTGGCGATCGAGCCGAAATTGCTGCGGGCATCGGCCGAGCGCATCGCTGCTTCCATCGCCGGTGCCAAAGGTGCCGTCTCGCTTCAGGACAGCCTGCTGGTCGTAGTCGGCAGAGGCACCAACGACCCCGATGCGAACTCCAACGTCGCCAAGGTCACGCGCATGCTGTGGGAAGGCATGGGCTTCGGCTGGGCCGAGACCGCCTATTCCGGCGTGGCGCATCCGCGCGTCGATGAAGCGCTCGAACGGGCGGTGCGCTTGGGCTTTCGCCGCATCATCGTCTTTCCCTACTTCCTGTTCACCGGCATCCTGGTCAAGCGCATCTACTCCCAGACCGACGCGGTGGCCGAGCGCCATCCCGAGATCGAGTTCGTGAAGGCGGGCTATCTCAAGGATCACGCGTTGGTGCTGGACAGCTTCGCCGACCGGGTCGAAGAGATCCTCGCCGGCGACAACCGCATGAACTGCCAGCTCTGCAAATACCGCGAGCAGCTCGTCGGCTACGAGGCCGAGCTGGGCGCCCGCCAGGAAGGCCATCACCACCATGTGCGTGGGCTCGGCACCGATGCCGAGCCCGGCCACGCGCTCCATCGCCATGGCAACGGCCATGGTCATCATCATGGCGATGGATATGATCACCATCATCACCATCACCACGGGCCGAACGACAAGGCGCGCTGATGCGGATGCGTACGAGACCCCCCTCCCTATCCCTCCCCCTCAAGGGGGGAGGGGATAAGAATGAGCACGAACATCCTTCCCCCTCCCCCCTTGAGGGGGAGGGTCGGGGAGGGGGGTGCCGGCGAGCGGACTATCTTCGCGACCCCGATGAGATCATGCGGCGGTCTTTCGCCATCCTGCGCCAGGAAACGGATGTCTCGAAGCTCGCGCCCGATCTGGCCGAGGTGGCGCTTCGCCTGGTGCACGCCTCGGGCATGCCCGACATCGTCGCCGATCTTCGGGCCAGTCCCGATGCGGCAAGGCGCGGCCGCGAGGCCTTGGCCGCCGGCCGGCCGATCCTCTGCGATGCGGAGATGACGGCGGCGGGCGTCACCCGCAGGCACCTCCCTGCTGGCAATCGCGTGGTAGTGAGCTTGGGCGACCTCCATGTGCCGGAGCTGGCCCAGCGCCACCGCACCACGCGATCGGCGGCCGCCGTGGAGCTTTGGCGCCCCTACCTGGCGGGATCCGTGGTCGCCATCGGCAACGCGCCGACGGCGCTGTTTCATCTGCTCGAAATGCTCGCGGACGGCGCGCCGCCGCCGGCGCTGATCCTGGGTTTCCCCGTCGGTTTCGTCGGCGCGGCGGAGAGCAAGGCGGCGCTGGCTGAGAATACTAGCGGGCTCGGCTTCATCACTCTCCTCGGGCGCCGCGGCGGCAGTGCGATGGCGGCGGCGGCGGTGAATGCGCTGGCGCTAGGCGCCAAGGCGGCGTCATGACGCCCTGGCTCTCCGTGGTCGGCATCGGCGAGGATGGGCTCGACGGCTTGAGCCCGTCGGCCCGCGCGCTGGTGGGCTCCGCCGAAGTGCTGGTGGGCGGCGAGCGTCATCTGGCGCTGGTACCCGGGATCGGTATCGAGCGGCTGACCTGGCAGCGCCCGCTCTCCGGCACCGTGGAGGCGATCAAGGCGCGCGCCGGCAAGCGCGTCACCGTGCTCGCCTCCGGAGATCCGCTTTGCTACGGCATCGGGGTCACGCTTGCCCGGCATTTCGACGCCGCCGACATGGTGATGATCCCGGCACCGGGGGCGGTCAGTCTCGCCGCCGCGCGGCTCAGCTGGCCGATCGCCGAGATCGACGTGGTCACGCTGCACGGTAGGCCGCTCTCCTTGCTTGCGGCCTGGCTCCGCCCGGGAGCCCGCCTGATTGCGCTCAGCGAAGATGGCGGCACGCCTGAAGCGGTCGCGCGCTTTCTGGCCGAGCACGGCTTTGGGCCCAGCACCATCACCGTGTTGGAGCATTTAGGCGGGCCGAAGGAGCGGCGCCTGGAGGCGAGTGCCGCCGATTGGCGCCATGGTGACATTGCCGATCTCAACACCATTGCCATCGACTGCCGCGCGGCACCCGGTGCCGCCTGGCTGCCGCGCGTCCCTGGCCTTCCCGACGAAGCCTATGCCCATGACGGCCAGCTCACCAAGCGCGAGGTGCGCGCGGCGACGCTCGCCCTCTTGGCGCCGCGGCCTCGCGGCCTGCTCTGGGACGTTGGTGCCGGCGCTGGCTCGATTGCGATCGAATGGCTCCGAGCGGAGCCCACCGCGGAAGCGATCGCCATCGAGCGGGATCGTGAGCGTGCTAGCCGCATCGCTCAGAATGCGAGCGCGCTCGGCGTGCCGCGGCTGAGGGTCGTCGAGGGCACGGCGCCGGGGGCGCTCGCCGGTCTGGCCGCACCGGATGCGGTCTTCCTCGGCGGCGGGCTCGCCGAAGAGGGGCTGATCGAGGCGTGCTGGGCCGCCCTCAATCCGGGCGGCACTCTCGTCGCCAATGCGGTGACGGTCGAGGGCGAGGCAGTGCTCTTCCGCCACCACGCGCTCCGCGGCGGCGGGCTCAGCCGCATCGCGATCGCCCGTGCCGAGCCGGTCGGCGGCTTTTCCGGCTGGCGGCCGCTGATGCCGGTCACCCAATGGGTGGCCTCGAAGCGGTGAGCGGCCGGGTCTATGGCATTGGGATCGGTCCCGGCGACCCCGATCTCATCACCGTGAAGGCGCTGAAGCGATTGCAGGCCGCAGCGGTGATCGTCTATCCCGCCCTCGAGGATGGCGACAGCCTGGCGCGCGCCATCGTGGCCTGCCATCTCCCCGGCGGCCAGCGCGAGATCGTCATCCGCGTGCCGATGCTGGCGGAGCGCTTTCCTGCCCAGGAGGTCTACGACCATGCCGCCCTGGAGATCGGCCGCGAGCTGGAAGCCGGATGCGACGTCGCCGTGCTCTGCCAGGGCGATCCGTTCTTCTACGGCTCTTTCATGTATCTCTTCGGCCGGCTCGCCCAGCGCTTCCCGGTCGAAGTGATCCCCGGCGTCTCCTCGCTGACTGCGTCGGCTGCCGTGCTGGGGGCACCCTTGGCGGCGCGCAACGACGTGCTGACCGTCATCCCGGCGCCGCTGCCGGAGGCGGAGCTCGAGCGCCGCCTCGCCGCGACCGACGCTGCGGCGATCATCAAGGTCGGACGGCATCTGGAGAAGGTGCGTCGGGTCCTGTCGCGGCTGGGGCTGATCGACCGCTGCCGCTATGTCGAGCACGCCACCATGCAAAACCAGCGCATCCTCGCTCTTGGCGATGTGACGGTGGGCGAAGCGCCGTATTTTTCCATGGTGCTGGTGCATGCGCGGGGCGAAGCGTGGCGATGACGCCTCCCGGTCGGGCCGTCGCGCTCGTGGCGCTCAGCGCCGCCGGCGGCATCCTCGCGCGCCGGTTGCAGCTGGTCTTGCCGGGAAGCCGCGTGCATGGACTTGCCGGCCGCATCCTATCGGCCGATGCCAGCTTCGCCGATGTCGGCGCGCATCTGCGCCACCTCTTCGCCGAAGGCACGCCGATCGTCGGCTGCTGCGCGGCCGGCATCCTCATTCGTGCGCTGGCACCCTTGCTCAAGGACAAGTCCGCGGAACCGCCGGTGGTCGCGGTCGCCGAGGATGGGAGTGCGGTCGTGCCGCTTCTGGGCGGCCATCACGGCGCCAACGGGCTCGCGCGCCGCATCGCCGATGCGCTCGGAATCGAACCGGCGATCACCACCGCGGGTGAGCTCGGCCTCGGCCTCGCCCTCGAGGATCCGCCGCCGGGCTGGCGCATCGAAGATGCAAAGGGCGTGAAGACGGTCGCTGCGGCACTTCTCGCGGGCGAACCGGTGGAGCTCCACGTCGAGGCGGGCGATGCCGGCTGGCTCACCGATGCCGCCGTTTCTTTTGCGGGCGGCAGCGCCGCGGCGGCAATGCCGCTTTCGATCCGGGTCAGCGACCGGGCCAGCGCCACCGCGAGCCTCGTGCTGCGCCCGCCGAGCCTGGCACTCGGTGTCGGCTGCGAGCGCGATGCTTCTCCCGATGAGCTGGCGCGCCTGGTGGAGACGAGTTTGACGGCGGCGGATCTGGCCTCCGCCTCAATCGCCTGCGTCGCCTCGATTGAGCTCAAGGCGGACGAGCCTGCCGTGCTGGAGCTGGCGCGGCACCTCGGCGTGCCGGCCCGCTTCTTCACCGCCCTCGAGCTGGAAGCGATGACCCCGCGCCTTGTCAATCCATCCGAAGTGGTGTTTCGCGAGACCGGCTGCCATGGCGTGGCCGAAGGTGCAGCACTCGCCGCCGCCGGCGCGGGCGCCGCCCTCCTCGTCGAGAAGACCAAGTCCGAGCGCTGCACCATGGCGCTGGCCCGGGCTGCCGGCGACATCCAAGCCGGTGCGGTCGGGCGCAAGCGGGGTGAGCTCGCCATCGTCGGGATCGGCCCGGGGAGCGAGGCCTGGCGCTCGCCGGAGGTGGCCGAAGCGCTGGCCGCCGCCGAGGCGCTGGTCGGCTATGGCCTCTATCTCGATCTACTCGGGCCCATGGCCGCCGGTCGGCCGCACTATCGCAGTGCCCTTGGCGCCGAGAGCGAGCGGGCGCGCCAAGCGCTGGATCTGGCCGCCGCCGGCTCCCGCGTGGCGCTGGTGTCTTCCGGCGATGCCGGCATCTATGGCTTGGCCGCTCTCGTCTTCGAGCTTCTGGATCAGGAGAACCGGCCGGAGTGGAACCGCATCGCGGTCAGGGTGATGCCGGGCATCTCCGCTTTGCAGGCGGCCGCCGCGCGGGTGGGGGCACCACTCGGCCATGATTTCGCCGCCGTCTCGCTCTCCGACCTGATGACGCCCTGGCCCGCCATCGAGCGCCGGCTGGCGGCGGCAGCGTCCGGCGACTTCGTGCTGGCCCTCTACAATCCGCGCTCGGAGCGGCGCCGGCACCAGCTCGATCGCGCCCGCGACATTCTCTTGGCGCACCGCGCTCCCGACACGCCGGTGGTGCTGGCGCGCAATCTCGGGCGCGCGGG
It encodes:
- the cobJ gene encoding precorrin-3B C(17)-methyltransferase, with the protein product MTPPGRAVALVALSAAGGILARRLQLVLPGSRVHGLAGRILSADASFADVGAHLRHLFAEGTPIVGCCAAGILIRALAPLLKDKSAEPPVVAVAEDGSAVVPLLGGHHGANGLARRIADALGIEPAITTAGELGLGLALEDPPPGWRIEDAKGVKTVAAALLAGEPVELHVEAGDAGWLTDAAVSFAGGSAAAAMPLSIRVSDRASATASLVLRPPSLALGVGCERDASPDELARLVETSLTAADLASASIACVASIELKADEPAVLELARHLGVPARFFTALELEAMTPRLVNPSEVVFRETGCHGVAEGAALAAAGAGAALLVEKTKSERCTMALARAAGDIQAGAVGRKRGELAIVGIGPGSEAWRSPEVAEALAAAEALVGYGLYLDLLGPMAAGRPHYRSALGAESERARQALDLAAAGSRVALVSSGDAGIYGLAALVFELLDQENRPEWNRIAVRVMPGISALQAAAARVGAPLGHDFAAVSLSDLMTPWPAIERRLAAAASGDFVLALYNPRSERRRHQLDRARDILLAHRAPDTPVVLARNLGRAGERVQTIRLADLNADAVDMLTLVIIGSSTTRRLERGRRGWVYTPRGYADKGSGGSNARIETPHPGPLSGVGFGRGEDHPSPTLPGGEGTGVRVVFPLPPGEGQGEGSS
- the cobI gene encoding precorrin-2 C(20)-methyltransferase; translated protein: MGGLEAVSGRVYGIGIGPGDPDLITVKALKRLQAAAVIVYPALEDGDSLARAIVACHLPGGQREIVIRVPMLAERFPAQEVYDHAALEIGRELEAGCDVAVLCQGDPFFYGSFMYLFGRLAQRFPVEVIPGVSSLTASAAVLGAPLAARNDVLTVIPAPLPEAELERRLAATDAAAIIKVGRHLEKVRRVLSRLGLIDRCRYVEHATMQNQRILALGDVTVGEAPYFSMVLVHARGEAWR